The DNA sequence TTTTATGtgatattacatttataaaagatgaacattattttttgataagtataaaAGATGAACATTTTTCCAACTCCCTGGCGGGATTTATCTCAACATTAATGTGTGTTAAAAGCTAATATCACACAGatgattcaaaatttaaaagatcTCAAAGATGTTCTAATGTTGTCTCTGAAACTGTCATGCTAGTCTTGACAAATTACATGTCCAAGAAGTGTAATcatgaaaaattttctttttatgttgttttgcaGTGCATAAAATCCTTGGGTTGAAAGGATCAAACTTTCAGAGTCTATATCATTTCACTGTAGGAGGCCCTGTCCTGGACAAGCGGATTATGAGCCTACCAGCATATCCAGGCCCTACAATTGATGCATAGTTTGCAGGGTTTTATTTATGCTCggataatattcaagacttctGTGGACTCACCCTTATAATTGATACATAGTACAAATATGCACATCAAAGAGTTTTTACTTTGATAGGTAACTCTCCATTTGGCTTGGGTTTTTGTATGAGACCTTGCCTGTGGTTATTGGTTAACACCTTAACATTACTGTAAATTGTGTCTGTTATTCGAATGGTTTTAGCTGCATGGTATTTGATGTAAAGTCTAATCCGGCTGTATCCTTCCCATTTCTACTCAGTTCAAAACttgataataatattcataatatacTACATCATGTTGCCAATGTCATCCAGATTCCCACTCTGACTGACAATTTGAAATACAATTCTGACTATTTATGGATTCAGTTATGGAATTTGTGGTTTACACGCAGAATGCAACTCGAGTTATACATGAGAGGAACGTGATATGATAATGCAGGTTAAAGCAACACCTAGTGGTGGACGGAGGAGTTGGTTTTCAACTTTTCACAAACTCGATTCAAGGTTCAAATGGCCGCATGGGCTATCAAAATTCATCAAACGTTCTTGGAAATCTCAGATTTCATGTCTAAATTGTTTAACCAGTTGCAGGAAAGTGATCGAAAAGGTATGGAACAGATGGAGAGGCAAATGCCACTTTACCCAGTGTTTGGGATGGCTATCTTGATGTTGTCAATGGAGGAGCCAACGGGTGAGAAATCTGAAATTAGACTAATTTGACCATCGGGGCCCGCAAGATCACGCTCGGTCTTGAGACACCCAAGCATTTTCGCGTGGtgggaaaagaaaatcataaatgGTTCTGATAACATGTTCAACAAGAGTCGAAGGTTTTCCTTGTCAGTATCAAATATATGTAATCGAACCCAAAACTGAATCATTACAAGTGAACTATATgactgaataaaaaaaaaaacacttcccagaatattgtttatcaaattcttgacttcatattctaatttctaatttaacAATCCACCACGTTAAACAGGATTTGCCTTTCTTTAAGActtcgtttggattgagaagtgatctcattattataatttttttaaatttttatacaaaatataataaacaattcaatttttttaaatattaaaataataataatattaaaaaataatattttattcaactcgtctaaaattatattaactcatcttatctcatctctcaatccaaatagGGGCTAAGGACTGAAATGAACAAAAATGCCCGgaaactctttttatttttgcaagtAAAATGCCTTGAAAGCTTATAACTTTGGTAAATTGTAACCGCGTGCAAGTGTAGCAAGTAAAAGCCAGTATCCTGCAAACACAACCAGCAATAACTAATCCGCTGACTAACTAAGTGCACAGCttgatcttttttctttaacttcCTTATTTCTGCAAGAGACCAATCAAATGCTTGTGAGAAATATGAATTATGTTCAAACCCAGCAATGTAAGGCCACCTCGATATCTTCACATCGCAACAGATTTTTAGGTCCTGATGGCTGGTAGAATTCCACCAAGTGCAAAGCAATAATTTTCACTTCCAGAAAAATGCCAACAGAATCCAGTATAAGGCAGGCAAAGGGAGCAGACTTCTTTTCGTAAGTTCAACTGATTTATCCAAGGCCATAATTTGTTGATGAATTCATCACGCTGATCCTTAATGCCTTATCCCATGAGCAAAATGATCCTCACTTTCTGTATGCAGCTTTAAACTCGCAACATTACCACCACAGGTGCAGTCATATCCCAACCCATGCTTTCCAAGCACTCCACCATGCTTGGCCagaaagtacagtcaacagcaTTCGAAGAGCCAAGTGCTAAAAGATTATGTGGAACAAATCTATTTCAAAAGTAAAGGGATTACTTGACCCAAATATGTCATCCATTCCATATTTAAATGAATCCAAGAAGAGACCTAGTGAAAGGCCAGCCTTCCAATAGTTAAACATGGTGATCAGGCTCTTAATCTTGCTCACTAAAGGAAGAGAAGCCCTATACATGAGGGCCCCAATGCCCTCAACAACAACCACAGCCAAGGCAGCAGATAAAATATCCCAGTCTCCTGTTTGCCCAATAACAGTAGCAAATGCAGTTGCACAGTAAAATCCAACCAAGAAAAACAGTAATTTCGTGGGAAGATCTTTCCTTATCTCCTGAATTCTTGCACCTATCTTGGTTTGAATAGTTCGGATGGCCCTTATTAAACGGGTTCCGCCATTGGGGCTATTTGCAGGAGAAGGATCAAATCCACTGCTATCCACATTACTTCCAATAGACCAGGTCATCCTTCTGAACAGATCACACAGAGTTCTAAAGTTATAAGCAAagacaatttaattaatttgcaatcTCTGCCATAAAGTGGAAAAAGCTTTTCCCAAGAAGAAACATCACATGCTatcttttgaagaaaaaaacaagattttcttcagataataataaaaaaagaaagtaacaagaaaaagaagaggagaaaatGGATGtaatttaggccttgtttgttttccaaaaacatctcatctcatctcacctcatcattacaactttcccaaatccccacacaaaataaaataaacaattcaactttttcaaatcccaaaacaacaataatattaaaaaatatattctaccaatattttattcaactttttaattttaatctcaactcatctcatctcatctctgaaaacaaacgagcccttagtcTTCCACGAACTAGGAGTTTTTAACATGGACATTTGGATTTGATAGAGCAGTAAGTTGAAAACCAAATCAACAggcatataaaataatgagattctAATGCAAACAAAGCAATGGCCAATGATGCAAACAACgttcaccaattttttttttatgtcgggaaaCCTCTCCAAGGTAGGGCCTTTTGGACCCACCCTTGtagagtaaaccccggtcccgtGCACCACACAACGTTCACCAAATTTAATGCGTATGATACCATTATGCCCCACTGCCTTTCTACAAAGACATTGAACCATGCATTGGTATCCCGTGAAATATTTCACCAAATCCTAACAGCACTAACTACTGAAAGCATCAAATTTGAAGACCAGTTGCCATAGAGACTTACTTGGAATTTTCGACCATAGATGGATGGGCTACATGATAGAAACTGCACTTAGAGTGGAGTTTCTGACCAAGTGCAGTAGTTTGATGGAGGCTTGACGCAAAGCAAACAATTGCAACTCTTGAGCCGACAGCTTGCTTTGAAAATTGAAGCTTAACATTTCTTTGATAGTTGGGCAAAGTGAACGAAATGGCCAttaacatgaaaagaaaacctacaataaaccattttctatatattataaagaccgtagagaaaataaatataactgcAGCCACAAAGAAACTATTAACTCTGTATTACAGAAAACATTATTGTATTCTTTCTTATTCTTCCTACCCTCAAGTCTAATGATTCCTCTtagttttcattaatttttagaataaatatagtGCATCTCCCTTTTTCCATTATTTCTTTGATATCTGGGAGATTTGCACAGCTATTCCTTGTTGGGTTTTTTCCACTAATCTGGCAAAATTACACAAAACAAACCATAAACATAAAAACAGAAACCTAAGAAACGGCCCCAAAGAGACCGGCAAAAAGCAAGGGAGTAAACTCGGTCGTAACAAATAGCGAATGGGTTTATTCGAAAATCATTCAGATAATAAAGGCCAATATGGATTGCTGAATCTGGATAATGGGTATATTACAAATAATGTGGTTAGCAAAACTCAGAGAGGGGGGAAAAATAGGTATTCTTACAATACAAAATTCAGGGCCAGTTGAGTTCTGAGATTCGACTTTGCGTTTCCTCTCCTTCCTCTGCTATGGATAAATCGTGTACGTTAAGGAGAGATTCTCGTTACTGGCCTTATTAAGGGAGAACTGGGTGTTTCCATGGAAGATTAGATAGGGATACGGATTACGGACTCCACTCTGCTTTTGGCTATATAAACTGTAGATCGTTTAGATACCAAAATGAAATCCTTTATGCTTATGGTCTGTGTGCTGGTCGTATCTCCTACATTTTGCTGCAATAATGCTACTTGACGATACCAAAGTTTTTGTTCGACGGTGGCTgctacatataaaaaaaatatatataaaaaaaatttataaattaatatgattttatagaatttgttatatttttttttataattttacatattatatcaaaacacatcaatttataaatttatttttatataatatttatataactaaaatGGTAAATATGTGTCATTGtatattaaacatataaaaaataagtaaaaagaatttaaatttttaaaatttttcttttttatattttgggatgccttttaatttaaatatatttttattttatttttttcaatcaatcacatgGCACTATGTGGTTGTGACGCTTCAAGAGGACCATTGAGCAGTAAAT is a window from the Juglans regia cultivar Chandler chromosome 7, Walnut 2.0, whole genome shotgun sequence genome containing:
- the LOC109007367 gene encoding uncharacterized protein LOC109007367; protein product: MLMAISFTLPNYQRNVKLQFSKQAVGSRVAIVCFASSLHQTTALGQKLHSKCSFYHVAHPSMVENSKRMTWSIGSNVDSSGFDPSPANSPNGGTRLIRAIRTIQTKIGARIQEIRKDLPTKLLFFLVGFYCATAFATVIGQTGDWDILSAALAVVVVEGIGALMYRASLPLVSKIKSLITMFNYWKAGLSLGLFLDSFKYGMDDIFGSSNPFTFEIDLFHIIF